In Archocentrus centrarchus isolate MPI-CPG fArcCen1 chromosome 22, fArcCen1, whole genome shotgun sequence, one DNA window encodes the following:
- the dnaaf2 gene encoding protein kintoun yields the protein MELGEKLKELNVTADEVKRFSEAFKDEKFRVMLRDYAREISDPENRRKYEEEIQILEQERGNTVEFIHPKPFRAIKTSVDGKHKCFINICSSDKIGKPASEWVVSEDGRRGQCWSLPHSLHPGRQDTDPKGNKMMIYDVVFHPDTLHMASKNKSFLEMVDSTAIQGIQDAFKVTLDKKNVREMKTKYKGTPQPCIIRKPIPGFKAKGPSDPPDPFAFPYPDEKRPSTLPQSIPTETPKTTKNSSDAKAQSLEKTRGPTKPHYTVKYRSCIDLQDFRCSRDSAQSPRPKEIVVTVDLPLLKSARDTSLEVKEKKLLLESKKPAYRLELPLAYPVDEDKGEAKFIKQKGQLIVTLPVLPHKFDLFAGPAKEESESDGESQEDKSGVKEEDKWKKREGKKREQEACAEGKEGRQTEDLEQEKGAEKSEKEEARTQEKGEQQIKEEAIGGEVKLKMGEKGQESVEEERGTEGHKGTEAQEEDKLKEQKQLTKQANQNEDSEKGNHQKWSEGGCDRAADDDSQCDTVKKRGISAEKENSVVDEDLAADKQQVLISAEQCHGVTKKKVVNLASSLEVTPKTKPSDNQEESEETKSNAAGKLQVELDVAFQNQTSSDKTQKAATTAAAEDCCFPERAVTSSEMPATGDVKTASTCSEELTAKQEREEMDEDDLPKEQISPSLEDNRKPPPVILREIDEDGNEIVITDHSTSAGFTFQNTLMYELD from the exons ATGGAACTCGGGGAGAAGCTCAAAGAGCTCAACGTGACAGCGGATGAAGTCAAGAGGTTTTCAGAAGCTTTCAAAGACGAGAAATTCAGGGTAATGCTTCGCGATTACGCCCGAGAAATATCGGACCCCGAGAACAGGAGAAAGTATGAAGAAGAGATCCAGATCCTGGAGCAGGAGAGAGGCAACACCGTCGAGTTCATTCACCCGAAACCGTTCAGGGCGATCAAAACCAGCGTGGATGGCAAGCACAAATGTTTCATCAATATTTGCTCCAGTGATAAAATTGGGAAGCCCGCATCTGAGTGGGTTGTGTCGGAGGATGGCCGCAGAGGGCAGTGTTGGTCCCTGCCTCACAGCCTGCACCCTGGGAGGCAAGACACAGATCCTAAAGGTAACAAAATGATGATTTATGACGTCGTTTTCCACCCGGACACACTCCACATGGCAAGCAAAAACAAGAGCTTTCTGGAAATGGTGGACAGCACGGCTATTCAGGGAATTCAGGATGCTTTTAAAGTGACTCTGGACAAAAAGAACGTGAGAGAGATGAAAACGAAATACAAGGGCACCCCGCAGCCTTGTATTATAAGAAAACCCATACCTGGATTCAAAGCCAAGGGGCCCTCAGACCCACCGGACCCCTTTGCCTTCCCATACCCAGATGAAAAAAGACCTAGCACACTGCCTCAATCAATACCCACAGAGAcacccaaaacaacaaaaaacagcagtgaCGCTAAAGCTCAAAGCTTGGAGAAAACCAGAGGGCCAACCAAGCCACACTATACAGTAAAGTATAGATCATGTATTGATCTGCAGGACTTTCGATGCTCTAGAGACTCGGCCCAAAGCCCCAGGCCCAAAGAGATTGTGGTAACTGTTGACTTGCCACTTCTTAAGTCGGCCAGAGACACAAGCCTTGaagtaaaagagaagaaattgCTGCTGGAGTCCAAGAAACCAGCCTACAGACTGGAGCTACCATTAGCCTACCCTGTGGACGAAGACAAAGGAGAAGCAAAGTTCATCAAACAGAAAGGGCAGCTTATTGTCACCCTGCCTGTTCTTCCTcataaatttgatttatttgcagGGCCTGCAAAggaagagagtgagagtgatGGTGAAAGCCAGGAGGACAAAAGTGGGGTCAAAGAGGAGGACAAATGGAAAAAGAGGGAAGGCAAGAAAAGGGAGCAGGAGGCGTGTGCTGAGGGAAAAGAGGgaagacaaacagaagattTGGAGCAGGAGAAAGGAGCagagaaaagtgaaaaagaGGAAGCGAGAACTCAAGAGAAAGGAGAACAACAAATTAAGGAAGAAGCGATTGGTGGAGAGGTGAAATTGAAGATGGGAGAAAAGGGCCAAGAAAGTgtggaggaggaaagaggaacGGAAGGTCACAAAGGCACAGAAGCACAGGAGGAGGATAAATTAAAAGAGCAGAAGCAACTGACAAAGCAGGCCAATCAAAATGAAGATAGCGAAAAAGGCAACCATCAGAAATGGAGTGAAGGTGGATgtgacagagcagcagatgatGATTCTCAGTGTGATACTGTCAAGAAAAGAGGCATTtctgctgaaaaagaaaactcagTGGTTGATGAGGACCTTGCGGCTGATAAACAGCAGGTTTTAATCTCTGCTGAACAATGCCATGgtgtgacaaagaaaaaagtagTAAATCTGGCCTCTAGTTTGGAGGTGACACCAAAAACAAAGCCTTCAGATAACCAAGAGGAGAGCGAAGAGACAAAATCAAACGCAGCCGGAAAGCTGCAG GTGGAACTGGATGTTGCCTTTCAGAACCAGACATCAAGCGACAAAACCCAGAAAGCAGCTACGACTGCTGCAGCGGAGGACTGCTGCTTTCCCGAGAGGGCTGTAACGTCCAGCGAGATGCCTGCAACAGGTGACGTGAAGACGGCAAGCACCTGCTCTGAAGAGCTCACGGCAaagcaggagagagaggaaatggACGAAGATGACCTCCCGAAGGAGCAAATCTCACCCAGCTTAGAAGATAACAGGAAGCCTCCACCTGTAATACTGAGGGAAATTGATGAGGATGGAAATGAAATTGTGATCACTGATCATTCGACATCAGCAGGGTTCACCTTCCAAAACACTCTGATGTATGAGCTGGACTGA
- the grhl1 gene encoding grainyhead-like protein 1 homolog, translating into MSQEHDNKRAVLVLQNEPGYGGQRRSFTTEDEAWKSFLENPLTAATKAMMSINGDEDSAAALGLLYDYYKVPREKRTIHQPKTDTLVSDVDPNKRHHIQPGHSLVPLQETGMENRIQVLKAPFNLLQLAPDKRTHFSSPDTTVTVSIATVPNQTIKTEVPTHGFSVTVPNNCSETDGHVGVFDRQLTHFSPGTQARTPPNSAFPESFKDGSQEVFSLPGDLQFRMTSMTPEDYTQFDTMPGNNFEYTLEASKSLRQKTGDGTMTYLNKGQFYPITLREIDSKGLQQPITKVRSVVMVVFGEEKCRDDQLKHWKYWHSRQHTAKQRCLDIADYKESFNTIGNIEEISYNAISFTWDTNEEAKIFISVNCLSTDFSSQKGVKGLPLNLQIDTYSYNNRSNKPIHRAYCQIKVFCDKGAERKIRDEERKQSRRKGKTSDLAPGLSFADVKVPILQKRNDVTIFKMMTDLETQPVLFIPDIHFSTFQRHPFSAEEGEDSSGMKRLPFNDEEFGSPPNKLPRVEEPKKVLLYVRKETDEVFDALMLKNPTLKGLVEAISEKYELPFDKVGKVYKKCKKGILVNMDDNIIKHYSNEDTFQISMEELGGLYKLTLTEI; encoded by the exons ATGTCACAGGAGCATGACAA TAAGCGTGCGGTCCTGGTTCTCCAGAACGAGCCGGGTTATGGCGGCCAGCGTCGCTCTTTTACCACAGAGGACGAAGCCTGGAAATCATTTCTAGAGAACCCACTGACAGCTGCCACCAAGGCAATGATGAGCATCAATGGAGACGAGGATAGTGCCGCAGCACTAGGCCTGCTCTACGACTACTATAAG GTGCCCAGGGAAAAGAGAACAATACACCAGCCCAAGACAGACACACTGGTCTCTGATGTGGATCCCAACAAAAG GCACCATATCCAGCCCGGACACTCCTTAGTTCCACTCCAGGAAACAGGCATGGAAAACAGGATCCAGGTCCTCAAGGCTCCCTTCAATCTTCTTCAGCTGGCCCCAGACAAGAGAACCCACTTCTCTTCGCCAG aCACAACTGTCACGGTTTCGATTGCCACCGTGCCAAACCAAACTATCAAGACAGAGGTGCCCACCCACGGTTTCTCAGTAACTGTGCCCAACAACTGCAGCGAGACAGACGGCCACGTGGGCGTCTTTGACCGCCAGCTCACCCATTTCAGCCCTGGCACCCAGGCCCGTACGCCCCCCAACTCCGCCTTTCCTGAGAGTTTCAAGGATGGTTCCCAGGAA GTGTTTTCCCTCCCAGGAGATCTCCAGTTCCGGATGACCTCCATGACGCCCGAGGACTACACTCAGTTTGACACCATGCCGGG aaATAATTTTGAGTACACTCTTGAGGCATCCAAATCTCTACGTCAGAAGACAGGTGATGGGACAATGACGTACCTCAACAAGGGCCAGTTTTACCCCATCACCCTCAGGGAGATTGACAGCAAAGGCCTGCAGCAACCCATCACTAAAGTCAGG agtgtggtgatggtggtgtttGGAGAGGAGAAGTGCAGAGACGACCAGCTGAAGCACTGGAAGTACTGGCACTCCAGACAGCACACGGCAAAACAGAGGTGCCTCGACATTG CTGACTACAAGGAGAGCTTCAACACCATCGGCAACATTGAGGAGATATCCTATAATGCCATTTCCTTCACCTGGGACACAAATGAAGAAGCCAAA ATCTTCATCTCCGTCAACTGTCTGAGCACAGACTTCTCCTCTCAGAAGGGGGTGAAGGGTCTTCCCCTGAATCTACAGATCGACACGTACAGCTACAACAACCGCAGCAACAAGCCCATCCACCGCGCCTACTGTCAGATCAAAGTCTTCTGTGACAAGGGTGCGGAGAGGAAGATCCGAGATGAGGAGAGGAAACAGTCCCGCAGGAAAGGGAAAACCAGCGACCTGGCCCCTGGGTTGTCTT ttgcAGATGTGAAAGTACCCATCCTCCAGAAACGTAATGATGTGACCATCTTTAAGATGATGACTGATCTCGAGACTCAGCCTGTCCTTTTCATTCCCGACATTCACTTCTCCACCTTCCAGCGTCAT CCCTTCTCTGCAGAAGAGGGAGAAGACAG CTCGGGCATGAAGAGATTACCCTTCAACGACGAGGAGTTCGGTTCACCCCCAAACAAGCTGCCGAGAGTGGAGGAACCAAAGAAAG TCCTGCTGTATGTGCGCAAGGAAACAGACGAGGTGTTTGATGCCCTCATGCTGAAGAATCCCACACTGAAAGGCCTGGTGGAAGCT ATTTCAGAGAAGTATGAACTGCCTTTCGATAAGGTTGGAAAGGTCTATAAGAAGTGCAAGAAAGG CATTCTAGTCAACATGGACGACAACATCATCAAACACTACTCCAACGAAGACACCTTCCAGATCTCCATGGAGGAGTTGGGCGGCTTGTACAAACTCACCCTCACTGAAATCTGA
- the klf11b gene encoding Krueppel-like factor 11b — protein MPSRKFTEMDLHETEYMDHFVAKVKRRRHDSEQSVSSGFSVGSSGLEYTDLEAAEALVCMSSWGQPLFLNSNKPNPCKPRPLTPASDSCDSLLPPELPEPPKDFVSFSSLCMTPPHSPSFVEASSSTVHQSSSGLAASTQRPVLAVVAEKTPSLPLPQPCRAMATSVIRHTADRTLCQPHSPVAPNPEKARDMVTSNTVVCQQQQQQQCITFTEQITTPPASLIPSTTEQPASPPKPCLDSVPTPTLVNTQPQNSPPTPPVPTTVSPPPVASPQIICQMFPVSSQSGIISAFIPSAVQTSNSGIRTAATPILPQPTSANTPPVQQSLIVGSAVPQGTVMLVLPQSSVSQAPHCPQTVMTLGNTKLLPLAPAPMYVSAGPSNSTTATKMDFSRRRNYVCSFPGCRKTYFKSSHLKAHLRTHTGEKPFSCSWDGCDKRFARSDELSRHRRTHTGEKKFVCPVCDRRFMRSDHLTKHARRHMTTKKIPSWQADVRSLNKMAAGKTPPSKSGIATLSMLVPASSK, from the exons ATGCCTTCGCGAAAATTCACCGAGATGGACTTACACGAG ACTGAGTATATGGATCACTTTGTGGCTAAGGTTAAGAGAAGAAGGCATGACAGCGAGCAGTCTGTCTCTAGTGGGTTCAGTGTCGGCTCCTCTGGTCTGGAGTACACTGACCTGGAGGCGGCAGAGGCACTGGTGTGCATGAGTTCTTGGGGCCAGCCTCTTTTCTTAAACAGCAACAAGCCAAACCCCTGCAAGCCAAGACCCCTTACCCCAGCTTCGGACTCCTGCGACTCCCTCCTGCCCCCCGAACTGCCGGAGCCCCCGAAGGACTTTGTGTCCTTCTCCTCCCTG TGCATGACCCCACCTCACAGTCCCAGCTTTGTTGAAGCATCATCAAGCACTGTGCATCAGTCAAGTTCTGGCCTGGCTGCATCCACACAGCGACCTGTCCTGGCAGTCGTTGCTGAAAAgaccccctccctccccctcccgCAGCCCTGCAGAGCAATGGCGACCAGCGTGATCCGCCACACTGCAGACAGAACCCTCTGCCAGCCCCACAGTCCAGTGGCCCCCAATCCAGAGAAAGCTAGGGACATGGTAACATCTAATACAGTGgtctgccagcagcagcagcagcagcaatgcaTTACATTTACAGAGCAGATAACCACACCTCCTGCTTCCCTCATACCTTCAACAACAGAGCAGCCAGCAAGTCCCCCAAAACCCTGTTTGGACAGTGTCCCCACCCCAACTCTTGTCAACACCCAACCGCAAAATAGCCCACCCACTCCCCCTGTTCCCACAACCGTGTCCCCTCCTCCAGTTGCCAGCCCTCAAATCATCTGCCAGATGTTCCCTGTCAGCAGCCAATCGGGTATAATCTCAGCCTTCATCCCCAGTGCGGTTCAGACATCCAATTCTGGAATTCGGACTGCCGCCACACCCATCCTCCCCCAGCCCACCTCAGCTAACACCCCCCCTGTTCAGCAGTCCCTGATTGTGGGCTCAGCAGTCCCCCAAGGCACAGTGATGTTGGTCCTCCCTCAGTCATCTGTCTCTCAGGCCCCCCACTGCCCTCAGACTGTCATGACCCTGGGCAACACCAAGCTACTACCTCTGGCCCCAGCCCCCATGTACGTTTCAGCAGGACCCAGCAACAGCACAACAGCCACAAAGATGGACTTTTCCCGCAGGAGGAACTATGTTTGCAGCTTCCCAGGCTGCAGGAAGACGTACTTCAAGAGCTCACACCTCAAAGCACACCTTCGAACACACACAG GTGAGAAGCCCTTCAGCTGCAGCTGGGATGGGTGTGATAAGAGGTTTGCCCGCTCCGACGAACTCTCACGTCACAGGCGTACCCACACCGGGGAGAAGAAGTTTGTGTGTCCCGTGTGCGACCGGCGGTTTATGCGCAGCGATCACCTGACCAAACACGCCCGCCGCCACATGACGACGAAGAAAATTCCCTCTTGGCAGGCCGATGTTAGGAGTCTGAACAAAATGGCTGCTGGCAAAACTCCTCCCTCAAAATCTGGCATCGCAACGTTAAGCATGCTGGTACCTGCCAGCTCAAAGTAG